One window from the genome of Sesamum indicum cultivar Zhongzhi No. 13 linkage group LG15, S_indicum_v1.0, whole genome shotgun sequence encodes:
- the LOC105177405 gene encoding sister chromatid cohesion 1 protein 2 isoform X2, whose amino-acid sequence MFYSQLLLSKKGALGIVWMAAHCHKRLKKDQVQQTDISSSVDKILNDEVPVVTHRILAFLLLGVVRIYSKKVEYLYNDCHEVLNTLCGFKTGKSARGGGGVSLRRYHSITLPKRFELDAFDLELLEGQGLVGGKVRSHKKVMHAGGHREDGSTSDVRYKENMPTEAQSTAHTPPRDVLSPHHMDQDLFVNQFSDMNITLGGQGILHRTSFSLEDRLDPMVLDEAEEEEMHNKPSNNNLWSNFQGPSNELVPDSVACLPNHRSHPVPSLEMLRGTSFSLEDRLEPMVLDEAEKDQMNDRPSDDSRRTNIQGLIQDVEFDSVANPSPRGSDSVASLGITRKSGSTLEHTPNFKALSETEKGHGHDEPSDEEHGVEEEHMEYPRTRLNFQEDEPHNLGGSVDKELPVGAEKVKFLEVITPESGKWQRTEDVPIPIVTPDPKLPAAHLGTTEVANVQTPATKERKKILKKRRTLVDSNTIVPNKVFKKWLEDPSDLKRERRKVPHTCLHAWRTGKLSHCPQSFFEPLISGISIDFGCLECKMSCTAAIKPVDLSAGQDDVKSPVTHGVHEQIPDVRSPVTQMSPEQTAIAPGTPVTHLNSLRSHEPSAVADSDIVEQTASFESVEMFPSSSEGVELDAVFREESNSLDGDSVEKDVYTSRTRMTENYLSRKFQDKKRQNEEDVLNLSQLLEGKTKKQSARLFYELLV is encoded by the exons atgttttactctCAGTTGCTGCTCTCGAAGAAGGGGGCCTTGGGCATTGTTTGGATGGCTGCTCATTGCCACAAAAGGCTGAAAAAAGACCAAGTCCAGCAGACCGACATTTCTTCTTCCGTGG ATAAGATTCTAAATGATGAAGTTCCTGTGGTCACACATAGAATCCTAGCCTTCCTTCTTCTGGGTGTTGTCAGGATTTACTCGAAGAAAGTTGAGTATCTGTATAATGATTGTCATGAAGTACTGAACACACTATGTGGGTTTAAGACTGGAAAAAGTGCACGAGGAGGTGGTGGAGTTTCTTTGAGACGTTACCACTCTATCACTTTGCCGAAGAGATTTGAACTTGATGCATTTGATCTGGAACTGTTGGAAGGTCAAGGTTTAGTGGG TGGAAAAGTGAGATCGCATAAAAAGGTCATGCATGCAG GTGGTCACCGAGAAGACGGTAGCACATCTGACGTGCGATACAAG GAGAATATGCCAACTGAAGCTCAATCAACAGCTCATACACCACCAAGAGA TGTGCTCTCACCTCACCATATGGATCAGGACTTGTTCGTGAACCAGTTCAGTGATATGAACATTACTTTAGGTGGCCAGGGAATACTTCATAGAACCAGTTTTTCTTTAGAGGATCGTCTGGATCCTATGGTGTTGGATGAggctgaagaagaagaaatgcaCAATAAGCCATCTAACAACAACCTGTGGAGTAATTTTCAAGGGCCAAGTAATGAATTGGTGCCAGATTCTGTTGCATGTCTGCCAAATCATAGAAGTCACCCGGTACCAAGTTTAGAGATGCTTCGTGGAACCAGTTTTTCTCTAGAAGATCGTCTGGAGCCTATGGTGTTGGATGAAGCTGAAAAAGACCAGATGAATGATAGGCCGTCTGATGACAGTAGAAGGACTAATATCCAGGGGCTAATTCAAGATGTGGAGTTTGATTCTGTTGCAAATCCATCCCCTCGAGGAAGTGATTCAGTAGCAAGTTTGGGGATAACTCGTAAAAGTGGTTCCACCTTAGAGCATACACCCAATTTCAAGGCGTTGAGTGAGACTGAAAAGGGACATGGCCATGATGAGCCATCTGACGAAGAGCACGGAGTTGAAGAAGAGCACATGGAGTACCCAAGGACTAGGTTGAATTTTCAAGAGGATGAACCCCATAACTTGGGTGGATCAGTTGATAAAGAGCTGCCCGTGGGTGCGGAAAAGGTGAAATTTCTGGAGGTGATTACCCCAGAAAGTGGAAAATGGCAGAGAACGGAAGACGTGCCTATACCCATTGTCACTCCAGACCCAAAGCTTCCAG CTGCGCACCTTGGTACCACAGAGGTCGCAAATGTTCAGACTCCTGCCACTAAGGAGCGCAAAAAGATTCTGAAGAAGCGGAGGACTTTGGTTGACTCGAACACAATTGTGCCAAACAA GGTATTCAAAAAGTGGCTTGAAGATCCAAGTGACTTGAAACGTGAACGAAGGAAAGTTCCTCATACTTGTTTACATGCCTGGAGAACTGGCAAACTTAGCCATTGCCCTCAGAGTTTCTTTGAGCCACTGATTTCTG GTATATCAATAGATTTTGGTTGTCTTGAATGCAAAATGAGTTGTACGGCAGCAATTAAACCTGTGGACTTATCTGCTGGCCAAGATGATGTCAAATCTCCTGTTACACACGGGGTTCATGAACAAATTCCAGACGTTAGATCTCCTGTTACACAGATGTCCCCAGAACAAACTGCAATTGCTCCTGGAACACCTGTAACTCATTTGAACTCATTGAGGTCACATGAGCCCAGTGCAGTTGCTGATTCCGACATCGTCGAACAGACTGCCTCATTTGAAAGCGTAGAGATGTTTCCATCTTCAAGTGAAGGAGTAGAATTGGATGCTGTGTTCCGGGAG GAGTCAAATTCACTCGACGGAGATAGCGTGGAAAAAG ATGTGTATACTTCAAGAACA AGAATGACTGAGAACTACCTAAGTAGGAAGTTCCAGGATAAAAAGAGACAGAACGAGGAAGATGTATTGAACTTGTCGCAGTTATTggaaggaaaaacaaagaaacaaagcGCAAGGCTATTCTATGAATTACTGGTATGA
- the LOC105177402 gene encoding LOW QUALITY PROTEIN: COP9 signalosome complex subunit 3 (The sequence of the model RefSeq protein was modified relative to this genomic sequence to represent the inferred CDS: inserted 1 base in 1 codon; substituted 1 base at 1 genomic stop codon), translating into YTTGEVSELEICVRTNKDKFASDKNLGLVKQVVSSMYKRNIQRXIQTYLTLSLQGIANTVKLNSPKEAEMHVLKMIHXGEIYATINQKDGMVRFLEDPEKYKTCEMIECNDLSMQRHNCIVIQQPECLLFDRFRMMMLSKKLRAMSEVMLCDPSYYLGKCIQVWKGAPEI; encoded by the exons TATACTACTGGAGAAGTATCAGAGCTTGAGATTTGTGTACGAACAAACAAGGACAAGTTTGCAAGT GACAAGAATCTTGGGTTGGTGAAGCAAGTAGTGTCTTCTATGTATAAACGTAATATTCAGA TGATTCAGACATATCTGACTCTATCCCTCCAAGGCATTGCCAATACTGTCAAACTAAATAGCCCCAAGGAGGCTGAGATGCATGTGCTTAAAATG ATCCACTAGGGCGAAATCTATGCAACAATTAATCAGAAGGATGGAATGGTTAGATTCCTGGAGGATCCTGAAAAGTACAAAACCTGTGAGATGATTGAATGCAATGACTTGTCAATGCAGAG GCACAACTGCATTGTGATCCAGCAGCCTGAATGTCTGCTGTTCGATCGTTTCAGGATGATGATGCTGTCAAAGAAGCTAAGAGCCATGAGTGAAGTTATGTTGTGTGATCCTTCGTATTACCTAGGAAAG TGTATTCAGGTTTGGAAAGGAGCGCCAGAGATATGA
- the LOC105177405 gene encoding sister chromatid cohesion 1 protein 2 isoform X1 → MFYSQLLLSKKGALGIVWMAAHCHKRLKKDQVQQTDISSSVDKILNDEVPVVTHRILAFLLLGVVRIYSKKVEYLYNDCHEVLNTLCGFKTGKSARGGGGVSLRRYHSITLPKRFELDAFDLELLEGQGLVGGKVRSHKKVMHAGGHREDGSTSDVRYKENMPTEAQSTAHTPPRDVLSPHHMDQDLFVNQFSDMNITLGGQGILHRTSFSLEDRLDPMVLDEAEEEEMHNKPSNNNLWSNFQGPSNELVPDSVACLPNHRSHPVPSLEMLRGTSFSLEDRLEPMVLDEAEKDQMNDRPSDDSRRTNIQGLIQDVEFDSVANPSPRGSDSVASLGITRKSGSTLEHTPNFKALSETEKGHGHDEPSDEEHGVEEEHMEYPRTRLNFQEDEPHNLGGSVDKELPVGAEKVKFLEVITPESGKWQRTEDVPIPIVTPDPKLPAAHLGTTEVANVQTPATKERKKILKKRRTLVDSNTIVPNKVFKKWLEDPSDLKRERRKVPHTCLHAWRTGKLSHCPQSFFEPLISGISIDFGCLECKMSCTAAIKPVDLSAGQDDVKSPVTHGVHEQIPDVRSPVTQMSPEQTAIAPGTPVTHLNSLRSHEPSAVADSDIVEQTASFESVEMFPSSSEGVELDAVFREESNSLDGDSVEKDVYTSRTRMTENYLSRKFQDKKRQNEEDVLNLSQLLEGKTKKQSARLFYELLVLKSRGSVDVQQESAYDDILVRQTSKLKDASQWNVEK, encoded by the exons atgttttactctCAGTTGCTGCTCTCGAAGAAGGGGGCCTTGGGCATTGTTTGGATGGCTGCTCATTGCCACAAAAGGCTGAAAAAAGACCAAGTCCAGCAGACCGACATTTCTTCTTCCGTGG ATAAGATTCTAAATGATGAAGTTCCTGTGGTCACACATAGAATCCTAGCCTTCCTTCTTCTGGGTGTTGTCAGGATTTACTCGAAGAAAGTTGAGTATCTGTATAATGATTGTCATGAAGTACTGAACACACTATGTGGGTTTAAGACTGGAAAAAGTGCACGAGGAGGTGGTGGAGTTTCTTTGAGACGTTACCACTCTATCACTTTGCCGAAGAGATTTGAACTTGATGCATTTGATCTGGAACTGTTGGAAGGTCAAGGTTTAGTGGG TGGAAAAGTGAGATCGCATAAAAAGGTCATGCATGCAG GTGGTCACCGAGAAGACGGTAGCACATCTGACGTGCGATACAAG GAGAATATGCCAACTGAAGCTCAATCAACAGCTCATACACCACCAAGAGA TGTGCTCTCACCTCACCATATGGATCAGGACTTGTTCGTGAACCAGTTCAGTGATATGAACATTACTTTAGGTGGCCAGGGAATACTTCATAGAACCAGTTTTTCTTTAGAGGATCGTCTGGATCCTATGGTGTTGGATGAggctgaagaagaagaaatgcaCAATAAGCCATCTAACAACAACCTGTGGAGTAATTTTCAAGGGCCAAGTAATGAATTGGTGCCAGATTCTGTTGCATGTCTGCCAAATCATAGAAGTCACCCGGTACCAAGTTTAGAGATGCTTCGTGGAACCAGTTTTTCTCTAGAAGATCGTCTGGAGCCTATGGTGTTGGATGAAGCTGAAAAAGACCAGATGAATGATAGGCCGTCTGATGACAGTAGAAGGACTAATATCCAGGGGCTAATTCAAGATGTGGAGTTTGATTCTGTTGCAAATCCATCCCCTCGAGGAAGTGATTCAGTAGCAAGTTTGGGGATAACTCGTAAAAGTGGTTCCACCTTAGAGCATACACCCAATTTCAAGGCGTTGAGTGAGACTGAAAAGGGACATGGCCATGATGAGCCATCTGACGAAGAGCACGGAGTTGAAGAAGAGCACATGGAGTACCCAAGGACTAGGTTGAATTTTCAAGAGGATGAACCCCATAACTTGGGTGGATCAGTTGATAAAGAGCTGCCCGTGGGTGCGGAAAAGGTGAAATTTCTGGAGGTGATTACCCCAGAAAGTGGAAAATGGCAGAGAACGGAAGACGTGCCTATACCCATTGTCACTCCAGACCCAAAGCTTCCAG CTGCGCACCTTGGTACCACAGAGGTCGCAAATGTTCAGACTCCTGCCACTAAGGAGCGCAAAAAGATTCTGAAGAAGCGGAGGACTTTGGTTGACTCGAACACAATTGTGCCAAACAA GGTATTCAAAAAGTGGCTTGAAGATCCAAGTGACTTGAAACGTGAACGAAGGAAAGTTCCTCATACTTGTTTACATGCCTGGAGAACTGGCAAACTTAGCCATTGCCCTCAGAGTTTCTTTGAGCCACTGATTTCTG GTATATCAATAGATTTTGGTTGTCTTGAATGCAAAATGAGTTGTACGGCAGCAATTAAACCTGTGGACTTATCTGCTGGCCAAGATGATGTCAAATCTCCTGTTACACACGGGGTTCATGAACAAATTCCAGACGTTAGATCTCCTGTTACACAGATGTCCCCAGAACAAACTGCAATTGCTCCTGGAACACCTGTAACTCATTTGAACTCATTGAGGTCACATGAGCCCAGTGCAGTTGCTGATTCCGACATCGTCGAACAGACTGCCTCATTTGAAAGCGTAGAGATGTTTCCATCTTCAAGTGAAGGAGTAGAATTGGATGCTGTGTTCCGGGAG GAGTCAAATTCACTCGACGGAGATAGCGTGGAAAAAG ATGTGTATACTTCAAGAACAAG AATGACTGAGAACTACCTAAGTAGGAAGTTCCAGGATAAAAAGAGACAGAACGAGGAAGATGTATTGAACTTGTCGCAGTTATTggaaggaaaaacaaagaaacaaagcGCAAGGCTATTCTATGAATTACTG GTTCTGAAATCGCGGGGCTCGGTAGATGTGCAGCAGGAGAGTGCCTATGACGATATCCTTGTAAGGCAGACTTCCAAACTGAAGGACGCATCTCAATGGAATGTAGAGAAGTAG
- the LOC105177404 gene encoding phosducin-like protein 3 — protein sequence MADYHFVYKDVEGASTQWDDIQRKLGNLPPKQPAFKPAPFTPVEDDESKPKDKAWIDEKTEEELEDLEDDLDDDRFLEDYRKKRLAEMREAAKIAKFGSVIPISGSDFVREVSQAPQDVWVVVLLYKDGYPECRLLLQCLEDLAKLYPATKFVKIISTECIPNYPDRNLPTILVYNSSAVKATYVGIHSFGRRCTPESVALVLCQSDPVLNDGHGGEQSTEAVLKGVRKNFVERVIREHEDDDDGSSSD from the exons ATGGCGGACTACCATTTCGTATACAAGGATGTGGAAGGAGCCTCGACGCAGTGGGACGACATTCAGAGGAAACTAGGAAATCTTCCCCCGAAGCAGCCGGCGTTCAAGCCGGCGCCTTTCACGCCGGTCGAGGACGACGAATCCAAGCCGAAAGACAAGGCCTGGATCGACGAGAAAACTGAGGAAGAGCTTGAAGATCTCGAGGATGATCTCGATGACGATCGCTTCCTCGAAGACTACAG GAAGAAGAGGTTGGCCGAGATGAGAGAGGCAGCCAAAATTGCAAAGTTTGGTTCAGTAATCCCAATATCTGGATCTGATTTTGTTCGTGAAGTTTCACAGGCTCCTCAAGATGTTTGGGTGGTCGTGTTACTGTATAAAGATGG ATACCCAGAGTGTAGGCTGCTTTTGCAATGTTTAGAAGATTTGGCTAAACTATATCCTGCAACTAAGTTCGTCAAAATTATATCTACTGAGTGCATTCCCAACTATCCCGATCGTAATCTTCCCACTATTCTGGTGTACAACAGTAGTGCCGTTAAGGCAACTTATGTGGGAATACATAGTTTTGGTCGGAGGTGTACTCCTGAAA GTGTTGCCTTAGTTCTGTGCCAGTCAGATCCTGTGCTCAATGATGGGCATGGCGGAGAGCAATCCACAGAAGCTGTTCTTAAAGGGGTCAGGAAGAACTTTGTGGAGAGGGTCATAAGAGAGCacgaagatgatgatgatgggtcTTCCAGCGATTGA
- the LOC105177401 gene encoding protein TPLATE: protein MDILFAQIQADLRSNDALRQSGALLQALQQSAAGRDISVIAKSAVEEIVASPASAVSKKLAFDLIRSTRLTADLWETVCTGIRNDLDFPDPDVTAAAVSILAAIPSYRLGKLINDCNKEISACFDSASDNLRFSITETLGCILARDDLVTLCENNINLLDRVSNWWSRIAQNMLDKSDAVSKVAFESIGKLFQEFESKRMSRLAGDKLVDTENSVAIRSNWISSMVDFVWKKRNALMSRSLILPVESFRATVYPLVYAVKAVASGSIEVIKKLSMASKSGSAGTPSDSGNAERFVGVSDVVSHLAPFLASSLDPALIFEVGINMLYLADVPGGKPEWASTSIIAILTLWDRQEYSSARESIVRAVVTNLHLLDLSMQVSLFKRLLLMVRNLRAESDRMHALACICRTALCVDLFAKESVRRGQKPLAGTDIASLFEDARVKDDLNSVTSKSLFREELVAMLVESCFQLSLPLPEQKSSGMESRVIGALAYGTGYGALNWTEPALEVVEVCRPCVKWDCDGRTYAIDCYLKLLVRLCHIYDTRGGVKRVKDGASQDQILNETRLQNLQRELVNDLREVNTPRICARLIWAISEHIDLEGLDPLLADDPEDPLNIIVSNIHKVLFNVDSSASTTNRPQDVQVVLLCAQRLGSRNARAGHLLTKELEEFRTHPSADSVNRHQCRLILQRIKYVSGRPDDKWAGVSEARGDYPFSHHKLTVQFYDASAAQDRKLEGLIHKAILELWRPDPNELTQLLTKGIDSNLIKVPPNAFTLSGSSDPCYVEGYHLTDPNDGRITLHLKVLNLTEIELNRVDIRVGLSGGLYFMDGSPQAVRQLRDLNSQEPVLCSVTVGVSHFERCALWVQVLYYPFYGSGVPADYEGTYPEEDPQIIRQKKGAKHEIGEPVILRCQPYKIPLTELLLPHKISPVEYFRLWPSLPAVVECTGTYTYEGSGFKATAAQQYGESPFLSGLKSLSSKPFHKVCSHIIRTVAGFQLCYAAKTWYGGFVGMMIFGASEVSRNVDLGDETTTMICKFVVRASDASITKEIGSDLQGWMDDLTDGTIEYMPEDEVKAAAAERLRTSMERIALLKAARPRPKTPKSDSEEEKEEEQGEDEQDTENKENEEGDGKTKGPSTLFKLTAEEVEHRALQVAVLQEWHMLCKDRSTKVN from the exons ATGGACATACTTTTTGCTCAGATCCAAGCGGACCTTCGCTCCAACGACGCGCTCCGGCAGTCCGGGGCATTACTCCAGGCACTGCAACAATCCGCCGCAGGACGCGATATATCTGTTATCGCAAAATCCGCAGTCGAAGAGATCGTCGCCTCCCCTGCTTCCGCCGTCTCCAAAAAGCTCGCCTTTGACCTCATTCGCTCTACTCGGCTTACGGCCGATCTGTGGGAAACTGTATGCACCGGTATCCGAAACGATCTCGATTTCCCCGATCCTGACGTTACCGCGGCCGCGGTCTCAATCCTTGCTGCCATCCCCTCCTATCGCCTTGGCAAACTCATTAATGACTGCAATAAAGAAATCTCCGCTTGCTTCGATTCCGCTAGTGATAATCTTCGGTTTTCAATTACCGAAACTCTAGGCTGCATCCTCGCCCGCGACGATCTCGTGACATTGTGTGAAAACAATATTAACTTGCTCGATCGCGTCTCAAATTGGTGGAGTCGGATTGCTCAAAACATGCTTGATAAATCCGACGCAGTTTCGAAGGTCGCTTTTGAATCCATTGGGAAATTGTTTCAGGAATTTGAATCAAAGAGGATGAGTCGACTCGCTGGAGATAAATTAGTTGATACTGAAAATTCTGTTGCAATTCGATCAAATTGGATTTCATCAATGGTTGATTTTGTTTGGAAGAAGAGAAATGCTTTAATGTCACGATCGTTAATTCTCCCAGTGGAGAGTTTTAGAGCTACCGTTTACCCGCTAGTTTATGCAGTAAAGGCAGTGGCTTCTGGTTCGATAGAGGTGATCAAGAAGCTATCGATGGCATCAAAGAGTGGGAGTGCTGGTACGCCATCTGATTCAGGAAATGCAGAGAGATTTGTGGGAGTGTCAGATGTGGTGTCGCATTTGGCACCATTTTTAGCATCATCATTGGATCCTGCATTAATATTTGAGGTCGGGATTAATATGTTGTACTTAGCTGATGTTCCTGGAGGGAAGCCTGAGTGGGCTTCCACATCTATTATTGCAATTCTTACTCTTTGGGACAGACAGGAGTATTCTTCTGCTCGAGAGAGCATAGTTAGAGCTGTTGTAACTAATTTGCATCTCCTTGATCTAAGCATGCAG GTTTCACTATTTAAAAGATTGCTTCTTATGGTCAGAAACTTGAGGGCCGAATCAGATCGAATGCATGCCTTGGCATGCATCTGCCGTACTGCTCTTTGTGTTGATCTTTTTGCAAAGGAGAGTGTGCGTCGAGGTCAAAAACCTCTCGCAGGAACGGATATTGCTTCACTTTTTGAAGATGCTAGAGTAAAGGACGATCTCAATAGTGTTACTAGTAAGAGTTTATTTAGAGAAGAATTGGTTGCCATGCTGGTAGAAAGTTGTTTCCAGTTGTCGTTGCCTTTGCCTGAACAAAAGAGTTCAGGTATGGAGAGTAGGGTGATTGGAGCCTTAGCCTATGGAACTGGTTATGGTGCATTGAATTGGACAGAACCTGCTCTCGAAGTTGTGGAAGTGTGCAGGCCATGTGTTAAATGGGATTGTGATGGTCGGACGTATGCAATTGATTGCTACCTAAAGTTGCTTGTTAGGCTTTGCCATATCTATGATACCAGAGGTGGTGTCAAAAGAGTCAAGGACGGCGCATCTCAAGATCAGATACTGAATGAAACAAGGTTGCAAAATTTGCAGAGAGAACTTGTTAATGATCTTCGTGAG GTTAACACTCCTAGAATCTGTGCCCGTCTAATCTGGGCGATTTCAGAACACATTGATTTGGAAGGATTGGATCCCCTTCTTGCTGATGACCCTGAGGACCCATTAAACATTATCGTATCAAATATCCACAAAGTTCTATTCAACGTAGACTCTTCAGCAAGTACAACAAATCGTCCACAAGATGTTCAAGTAGTTCTTCTGTGCGCGCAGCGGTTGGGATCACGTAATGCTAGGGCTGGACATTTGCTGACTAAAGAGCTTGAAGAATTTAGGACCCATCCTTCCGCTGATTCAGTCAATAGGCACCAATGCCGTTTAATACTACAGAGAATTAAATATGTTTCTGGTCGTCCTGATGACAA GTGGGCTGGGGTTAGTGAAGCCAGAGGAGACTACCCGTTTAGCCACCACAAGCTAACTGTTCAGTTCTATGATGCATCTGCAGCTCAGGATCGGAAGCTAGAGGGGTTAATTCATAAAGCTATTTTAGAACTGTGGAGGCCGGATCCCAATGAGTTAACTCAGTTATTGACTAAAGggattgattcaaatttaattaaggtTCCTCCGAATGCATTCACCTTGAGTGGCAGCAGTGATCCTTGCTATGTTGAAGGATATCACTTAACAGATCCAAATGATGGAAGGATTACTCTGCATTTGAAG GTTCTCAATCTTACCGAGATCGAACTGAATCGTGTGGACATTCGAGTTGGACTATCTGGTGGTTTGTATTTCATGGATGGTTCTCCTCAAGCTGTGCGACAGCTGCGGGATCTTAATTCACAG GAACCTGTATTGTGCAGTGTGACTGTTGGTGTTTCACATTTTGAGCGGTGTGCCCTCTGGGTCCAAGTCCTGTACTATCCATTTTATGGTAGTGGTGTTCCGGCAGATTATGAAGGGACCTATCCTGAAGAAGATCCACAAATTATTAGACAAAAGAAAGGTGCCAAGCATGAAATAGGAGAGCCGGTGATTTTAAGATGCCAGCCATACAAAATTCCCCTTACAGAACTTCTTTTGCCTCATAAAATCTCTCCAGTTGAATATTTCCGTCTGTGGCCTAGTTTACCTGCTGTGGTGGAGTGTACTGgtacatatacatatgaaGGAAGTGGTTTTAAGGCTACAGCTGCACAGCAGTATGGGGAGTCTCCTTTCCTTAGTGGCTTGAAGTCTCTGTCTTCTAAGCCTTTCCATAAAGTTTGCTCGCATATTATCCGGACAGTTGCTGGATTTCAG CTTTGCTATGCTGCTAAAACTTGGTATGGAGGCTTTGTGGGCATGATGATTTTTGGTGCCAGTGAAGTGAGCAGAAATGTGGACCTTGGTGACGAAACCACTACAATGATTTGCAAATTTGTTGTTCGAGCTTCAGATGCATCCATTACAAAGGAGATTGGTTCAGATCTACAGGGCTGGATGGACGACCTTACTGATGGCACCATTGAGTACATGCCTGAAGATGAAGTCAAAGCAGCTGCTGCAGAGAGGCTGAGAACCTCAATGGAAAGGATAGCGCTGCTAAAGGCAGCACGACCTCGTCCAAAGACCCCCAAATCTGACAGTGAGGAAGAGAAGGAAGAGGAGCAGGGTGAGGATGAACAGGACACGgagaacaaagaaaatgaagagggAGATGGTAAAACCAAGGGACCTTCCACGTTGTTCAAATTAACTGCTGAAGAGGTTGAACATCGTGCTCTTCAAGTTGCTGTGCTGCAGGAGTGGCATATGCTGTGTAAAGACAGAAGCACAAAAGTCAACTAG